The following are encoded in a window of Kitasatospora sp. NBC_01250 genomic DNA:
- a CDS encoding class II 3-deoxy-7-phosphoheptulonate synthase: MTVTNHHSWQSLPAAQQPDWPDPQALRTALADLASYPPLVFAGECDQLRARLGAVARGEAFLLQGGDCAEAFDGVSADHIRNKLKTLLQMAAVLTYAASVPVVKVGRIAGQYSKPRSKPTETRDGVTLPVYRGDSVNGFEFTPESRRPDPERLKRMYNASAATLNLVRAFTTGGYADLRQVHAWNQDFVRNSPAGQRYERLAKEIDNALNFMQACGVAPEEFKTVEFFSSHEALVLDYETALTRVDSRTGELYDVSGHMVWIGERTRQLDGAHIEFASRIRNPIGVKLGPTTSVDEALTLIERLDPEREPGRLTFITRMGAGKIRDHLPTLVEKVTASGAQPVWICDPMHGNTFEAETGHKTRRFDDVLDEVKGFFEVHRGLGTHPGGIHVELTGDDVTECVGGGDEVLVDDLHQRYETACDPRLNRSQSLDLAFLVAEMYRGQ, from the coding sequence GTGACCGTGACAAATCACCACTCTTGGCAATCCCTGCCCGCGGCGCAGCAGCCTGACTGGCCGGACCCGCAGGCGCTGCGCACCGCTCTCGCGGACCTCGCCTCGTATCCGCCGCTCGTCTTCGCAGGCGAGTGCGACCAGCTGCGCGCCCGGCTCGGTGCCGTCGCGCGTGGTGAGGCGTTCCTGCTCCAGGGCGGCGACTGCGCCGAGGCCTTCGACGGCGTCTCGGCGGACCACATCCGCAACAAGCTGAAGACCCTGCTGCAGATGGCGGCGGTGCTGACGTACGCCGCCTCCGTCCCGGTGGTCAAGGTGGGCCGGATCGCCGGCCAGTACTCCAAGCCGCGCTCCAAGCCGACCGAGACCCGCGACGGCGTGACCCTGCCGGTCTACCGCGGCGACTCGGTGAACGGCTTCGAGTTCACCCCCGAGTCCCGCCGCCCGGACCCCGAGCGCCTGAAGCGGATGTACAACGCCTCGGCCGCCACCCTCAACCTGGTGCGCGCCTTCACCACCGGTGGCTACGCCGACCTGCGCCAGGTGCATGCCTGGAACCAGGACTTCGTGCGCAACTCGCCGGCCGGCCAGCGCTACGAGCGCCTGGCCAAGGAGATCGACAACGCGCTGAACTTCATGCAGGCCTGCGGGGTCGCGCCGGAGGAGTTCAAGACCGTCGAGTTCTTCTCCTCGCACGAGGCGCTGGTGCTCGACTACGAGACGGCGCTGACCCGGGTCGACTCGCGTACCGGCGAGCTGTACGACGTCTCGGGCCACATGGTCTGGATCGGCGAGCGCACCCGTCAGCTGGACGGGGCGCACATCGAGTTCGCCTCCAGGATCCGCAACCCGATCGGCGTCAAGCTCGGCCCGACCACCTCGGTCGACGAGGCGCTGACGCTGATCGAGCGGCTCGACCCGGAGCGCGAGCCGGGCCGGCTCACCTTCATCACCCGGATGGGCGCGGGCAAGATCCGCGACCACCTGCCCACCCTGGTGGAGAAGGTCACCGCCTCCGGCGCGCAGCCGGTGTGGATCTGCGACCCGATGCACGGCAACACCTTCGAGGCCGAGACCGGGCACAAGACCCGCCGCTTCGACGACGTGCTCGACGAGGTCAAGGGCTTCTTCGAGGTGCACCGCGGGCTCGGCACCCACCCGGGCGGCATCCACGTGGAGCTGACCGGCGACGACGTGACCGAGTGCGTCGGCGGCGGTGACGAGGTGCTGGTGGACGACCTGCACCAGCGCTACGAGACGGCCTGCGACCCGCGGCTGAACCGCAGCCAGTCGCTGGACCTGGCGTTCCTGGTCGCGGAGATGTACCGCGGGCAGTGA
- a CDS encoding (2Fe-2S)-binding protein: MYVCMCHAVTEDQVKKAIDGGANSPRQIAQGCRAGTDCGSCVRRIQAMLGEHGGRPCPTARLAAKLGLADPEADLPANQPLATVLGRPLDRPLALRRTA, translated from the coding sequence ATGTACGTGTGCATGTGCCATGCGGTCACCGAGGACCAGGTCAAGAAGGCCATCGACGGCGGTGCCAACTCCCCGCGCCAGATAGCCCAGGGCTGCAGGGCCGGGACGGACTGCGGCTCCTGCGTGCGCCGGATCCAGGCGATGCTCGGTGAGCACGGCGGCCGTCCGTGCCCGACGGCCCGGTTGGCCGCCAAGCTCGGTCTGGCCGATCCCGAGGCCGACCTGCCCGCCAACCAGCCCCTGGCCACGGTGCTGGGCCGACCGCTCGATCGGCCGCTCGCCCTTCGCCGCACCGCCTGA
- the bfr gene encoding bacterioferritin has translation MKGDPEVIEFLNEQLTAELTAINQYFLHAKMQENFGWTKLAKYTRHESFDEMKHAEILTDRILFLDGLPNYQRLFHVRIGQTVKEMFEADRQVEVEAIDRLRRGIVVMRAKNDVTSANIFEDILADEEHHIDYLDTQLELVEKLGEALYIAQLIEQPES, from the coding sequence ATGAAGGGCGACCCCGAGGTCATCGAGTTCCTCAACGAGCAGCTCACCGCCGAGCTGACGGCCATCAACCAGTACTTCCTGCACGCCAAGATGCAGGAGAACTTCGGCTGGACGAAGCTCGCGAAGTACACCCGCCACGAGTCCTTCGACGAGATGAAGCACGCCGAGATCCTGACCGACCGGATCCTCTTCCTGGACGGCCTGCCCAACTACCAGCGGCTCTTCCACGTGCGGATCGGCCAGACGGTGAAGGAGATGTTCGAGGCGGACCGGCAGGTGGAGGTCGAGGCGATCGACCGGCTGCGCCGGGGCATCGTGGTGATGCGGGCCAAGAACGACGTCACCTCGGCCAACATCTTCGAGGACATCCTGGCCGACGAGGAACACCACATCGACTACCTGGACACCCAGCTCGAACTGGTGGAGAAGCTCGGCGAGGCGCTCTACATCGCGCAGCTGATCGAGCAGCCGGAGAGCTGA
- a CDS encoding sulfite oxidase-like oxidoreductase, giving the protein MGQPEQERSPSERSPHERSPQVDPRLPPGQRVQRGWPVLHYGPVPRFKPSSWDFQVFGATASAEKSRWDHEGFHRLPRSTVRADFHCVTRFSMLGSEWSGVAAATVLDLAPPAPDVTHVMVWAEYGYSANLPLERFADPGTLFATHHDGEPLTVEHGFPVRLIVPGLYAWKGPKWVRAVEYMRADRRGFWEERGYHNRADPWREQRYSYQEEPGDGPLR; this is encoded by the coding sequence ATGGGTCAGCCGGAACAGGAACGGTCTCCGAGCGAACGTTCTCCACACGAACGATCGCCGCAGGTCGACCCCCGGCTTCCCCCCGGTCAGCGCGTGCAGCGCGGCTGGCCCGTCCTGCACTACGGTCCGGTGCCCCGGTTCAAGCCGTCGAGCTGGGACTTCCAGGTCTTCGGGGCGACCGCCTCGGCCGAGAAGAGCCGGTGGGACCACGAGGGCTTCCACCGCCTGCCGCGCAGCACGGTGCGCGCCGACTTCCACTGCGTGACCAGGTTCTCCATGCTCGGCAGCGAGTGGAGCGGGGTGGCCGCCGCCACCGTCCTCGACCTCGCACCGCCGGCCCCGGACGTCACCCATGTGATGGTCTGGGCCGAGTACGGCTACAGCGCCAACCTCCCGCTGGAGCGGTTCGCCGACCCGGGCACCCTCTTCGCCACCCACCACGACGGCGAGCCGCTGACCGTCGAGCACGGCTTCCCGGTGCGCCTGATCGTCCCCGGGCTCTACGCCTGGAAGGGCCCCAAGTGGGTGCGCGCGGTGGAGTACATGCGGGCCGACCGCCGCGGTTTCTGGGAGGAGCGCGGCTACCACAACCGCGCCGACCCGTGGCGCGAGCAGCGCTACTCCTACCAGGAGGAGCCCGGGGACGGCCCGCTGCGCTGA
- the pknB gene encoding Stk1 family PASTA domain-containing Ser/Thr kinase, which produces MDTTLNDPLVGVLLDNRYRVEERIAVGGMATVYRGTDTRLDRVLALKVMHQALAGDTGFTDRFIREAKAVARLSHPNVVNVFDQGADGNAVFLAMEYVPGRTLRDVLRDRGALSVRAALDVLEPVLAALGAAHRAGLVHRDVKPENVLITDGGLVKVADFGLVRLLSGADAAVTNTTTPGVIMGTVSYLAPEQIQPQAATDQRVDVYAAGIMLYELLTGSRPYLGDNPMQVIYRHLHEDVPPPSQTVPGLAPGLDAIVAAATARDPQARPWDAVELLGAVQRVRRALTPAQLDAEPPAATRPAPRFAPGEATSVLSGMTPVTGPEHTSVMAVPPPELFVQPRPYDEPPPPRRAKRTRSRRTKRSLVWGSVLGAVLLVVAAISYFLSGAVYATVPSVLGQTQAQATSTLDGSGLRASFSQAFSETVPAGQVIGSDPGVGGRARKSDAVKVTLSKGPERIAVPDVTGKPLDQAQQQLTAARLTPGTTTQDYSPTVPQGSVISTSPAAGQQLAVNAPVALVVSQGAAPVAVPDTTGQPVAAAQSTLTGAGFKVALATDQTWSDTVPSGSVAAQDVTGTASPGSTVTLTLSKGPQPVPVPSVTGMSQSDATKALTGAGFKVKSTGLNFFGLSSVSGQSPSAGTMLPKGSTVTINF; this is translated from the coding sequence GTGGACACGACGTTGAACGACCCCCTGGTAGGAGTCCTGCTGGACAACCGGTACCGGGTCGAGGAGCGGATCGCGGTGGGTGGCATGGCCACCGTCTACCGGGGCACCGACACCCGGCTCGACCGGGTGCTCGCGCTCAAGGTGATGCATCAGGCGCTGGCCGGCGACACCGGGTTCACCGACCGCTTCATCCGCGAGGCCAAGGCGGTCGCCCGGCTCTCGCACCCGAACGTGGTCAACGTCTTCGACCAGGGCGCCGACGGCAACGCGGTCTTCCTGGCCATGGAGTACGTGCCGGGGCGCACCCTGCGCGACGTGCTGCGCGACCGCGGCGCGCTCTCGGTGCGGGCCGCGCTCGACGTGCTGGAACCGGTGCTGGCCGCGCTCGGTGCCGCGCACCGGGCGGGGCTGGTGCACCGGGACGTCAAGCCGGAGAACGTGCTGATCACGGACGGCGGCCTGGTGAAGGTCGCGGACTTCGGCCTGGTGCGGCTGCTCTCCGGGGCGGACGCCGCGGTGACCAACACCACCACCCCCGGCGTGATCATGGGCACGGTCTCCTACCTGGCCCCCGAGCAGATCCAGCCGCAGGCCGCCACCGACCAGCGGGTGGACGTCTACGCGGCCGGGATCATGCTCTACGAGCTGCTGACCGGCAGCCGGCCCTACCTCGGCGACAACCCGATGCAGGTGATCTACCGTCACCTGCACGAGGACGTGCCACCGCCCTCGCAGACCGTGCCCGGCCTGGCGCCCGGGCTGGACGCGATCGTGGCCGCCGCCACCGCGCGCGACCCGCAGGCCAGGCCGTGGGACGCGGTCGAGCTGCTGGGCGCGGTGCAGCGGGTGCGCCGGGCTCTGACCCCGGCCCAGCTGGACGCCGAACCGCCCGCCGCCACCCGGCCCGCGCCGCGCTTCGCCCCCGGCGAGGCGACCTCGGTGCTCAGCGGCATGACCCCCGTCACCGGCCCCGAGCACACCAGCGTGATGGCGGTCCCGCCGCCCGAGCTCTTCGTCCAGCCCCGCCCGTACGACGAGCCGCCCCCGCCGCGGCGCGCCAAGCGCACCCGATCGCGGCGCACCAAGCGCTCGCTGGTCTGGGGCTCGGTGCTCGGCGCGGTGCTGCTGGTGGTCGCGGCGATCAGCTACTTCCTGTCCGGCGCCGTCTACGCGACGGTGCCCAGTGTGCTCGGCCAGACCCAGGCGCAGGCCACCAGCACCCTGGACGGCTCGGGCCTGCGGGCCAGCTTCAGCCAGGCGTTCAGCGAGACGGTGCCGGCCGGCCAGGTGATCGGCAGTGATCCCGGGGTGGGCGGGCGGGCCCGCAAGAGCGACGCGGTGAAGGTCACCCTGTCCAAGGGGCCGGAGCGGATCGCGGTGCCCGACGTCACCGGCAAGCCGCTGGACCAGGCGCAGCAGCAGCTGACCGCCGCCCGGCTGACGCCCGGCACCACCACGCAGGACTACAGCCCGACCGTGCCGCAGGGCTCGGTGATCTCCACCTCCCCGGCCGCCGGGCAGCAGCTGGCGGTCAACGCGCCGGTGGCGCTGGTGGTCAGCCAGGGCGCGGCGCCGGTCGCGGTGCCCGACACCACCGGGCAGCCGGTGGCCGCCGCGCAGAGCACCCTGACCGGGGCGGGCTTCAAGGTGGCGCTGGCCACCGACCAGACCTGGTCGGACACCGTGCCCAGCGGGTCGGTGGCCGCCCAGGACGTCACCGGCACGGCCTCGCCGGGCAGCACGGTGACGCTGACGCTGTCCAAGGGCCCGCAGCCGGTGCCCGTGCCGTCGGTCACCGGGATGAGCCAGTCGGACGCCACCAAGGCGCTGACCGGTGCCGGGTTCAAGGTGAAGAGCACCGGGCTGAACTTCTTCGGGCTGAGCAGCGTCTCGGGGCAGAGCCCGTCGGCCGGCACCATGCTGCCCAAAGGCTCGACGGTGACGATCAACTTCTAG